The following are from one region of the Lujinxingia vulgaris genome:
- a CDS encoding Rne/Rng family ribonuclease yields MSNILVVNSTRSETRVALIEDGLLSEIYMERRRDRGVAGNIYKGKVLRVLPGMQAAFVDVAQEKAGFLHVSDFYNFEKDINLLEEDGDQWPPPSRGKISRKINISDCIKEGQEVLVQVAKEPMGTKGARLTGHISLPGRYVVFMPTVSHVGISRRIESEKERKRLRKLVEENRPPGTGFIVRTVSENISEDKLVRDMQLLVKLWTDILDKANQVKAPYLLNEEPDLLLRAARDLFTTDVGKLIVDDEEAYKRVSGFTKHYMPSFADNIEMYGADEPIFDAYGIEVEIDRALAREVPLPSGGSLVFDKTEALTAVDVNTGKFVGSGSDLEETILRTNLEAAEEVVYQLRLRNIGGIIIIDFIDMEDARNREKVYRTLEAALKKDRVTTNSLAISEFGLVEMTRKRVRESLVQYMCDPCERCKGLGHVKSAETVSAEIVREIRREARAFANKDVYVEANADVVSYMLSAERKTIQDLEKTFEKKIHLRGQRDKHPENFEIADAK; encoded by the coding sequence ATGTCCAACATTCTGGTGGTCAATTCGACCCGTTCGGAGACGCGCGTAGCGCTGATCGAAGACGGGCTCCTGAGCGAAATTTATATGGAGCGCCGCCGCGACCGCGGGGTGGCCGGCAACATCTACAAGGGCAAGGTGTTGCGGGTGCTTCCCGGGATGCAGGCGGCGTTTGTGGATGTGGCCCAGGAGAAGGCGGGCTTTCTGCACGTGAGCGACTTTTATAACTTCGAGAAGGATATCAACCTTCTGGAAGAAGACGGCGACCAGTGGCCGCCGCCCTCCCGTGGCAAGATCAGCCGCAAGATCAACATCTCGGACTGCATCAAAGAGGGGCAGGAGGTGCTGGTGCAGGTGGCCAAGGAGCCGATGGGCACCAAGGGCGCGCGGCTGACCGGGCATATCTCGCTTCCGGGGCGTTACGTGGTGTTTATGCCCACGGTCTCGCATGTGGGGATCAGCCGGCGGATCGAGTCGGAGAAGGAGCGCAAGCGGCTGCGCAAGCTCGTTGAAGAGAATCGCCCGCCGGGCACCGGGTTTATCGTGCGCACGGTCAGCGAGAACATCAGCGAAGATAAGCTGGTGCGCGATATGCAGCTTCTGGTCAAGCTGTGGACCGACATCCTGGATAAGGCCAACCAGGTCAAGGCGCCCTACCTGCTCAACGAGGAGCCGGACCTGCTTTTGCGGGCGGCGCGCGATCTTTTCACCACCGATGTGGGCAAGCTCATCGTCGATGATGAGGAGGCCTACAAGCGGGTCAGCGGGTTTACGAAGCATTATATGCCTTCGTTTGCCGACAATATTGAGATGTACGGCGCCGATGAGCCCATCTTTGATGCCTACGGCATCGAGGTGGAGATCGACCGGGCGCTGGCGCGGGAGGTGCCGCTGCCGAGCGGCGGAAGCCTTGTGTTTGATAAGACCGAGGCGCTCACCGCGGTGGATGTGAACACCGGGAAGTTCGTGGGGAGCGGCTCCGACCTTGAGGAGACGATTTTGCGCACGAACCTGGAGGCGGCCGAGGAGGTCGTCTACCAGCTGCGGCTGCGCAACATCGGGGGCATCATCATCATCGATTTTATCGATATGGAAGATGCCCGAAACCGCGAGAAGGTCTACCGCACGCTGGAGGCCGCGCTCAAAAAAGATCGGGTGACGACCAACTCGCTGGCCATCTCGGAGTTCGGGCTGGTGGAGATGACGCGCAAGCGGGTGCGCGAGTCGCTGGTGCAGTACATGTGCGACCCGTGCGAGCGCTGCAAGGGGTTGGGGCATGTGAAGAGCGCCGAGACGGTAAGCGCCGAGATCGTGCGTGAGATTCGTCGTGAGGCGCGCGCCTTTGCGAACAAGGACGTGTACGTGGAGGCCAACGCCGATGTGGTCTCGTACATGCTCAGCGCGGAGCGCAAGACGATTCAGGATCTGGAAAAGACCTTTGAGAAGAAGATTCACCTGCGGGGGCAGCGCGACAAGCACCCGGAGAATTTTGAGATCGCCGACGCAAAATAA
- the rho gene encoding transcription termination factor Rho translates to MNLKELKEKKIGQLTQMAKEAGIDDAGNLRKQELIFALLQKQADKEGSIQGEGVLEILPDGFGFLRAPDYNYLPGPDDIYVSPSQIRRFNLRTGDTVSGHIRPPKESERYFALLKVEKVNFQDPEHAREKILFDNLTPLYPEERLKMETKKDEFSTRIIDLLTPIGKGQRALIVAPPRTGKTVLMQDIANAIGDNHPDVVLIVLLIDERPEEVTDMQRSVRGEVVSSTFDEPAQRHVQVAEMVIEKAKRLVEHKRDVVILLDSITRLARAYNTVVPPSGKILSGGVDSNALHKPKRFFGAARNIEEGGSLTIIATALIDTGSRMDEVIFEEFKGTGNSELHLDRKLMEKRIFPCLDINRSGTRKEELLMEDSQLNRVWILRQLLHPLNVVDSMEFLIDKLGKTDSNADFLQSMSG, encoded by the coding sequence ATGAACCTGAAAGAACTCAAGGAGAAAAAGATCGGCCAGCTTACGCAGATGGCCAAAGAAGCCGGCATCGACGATGCTGGCAACCTGCGCAAGCAAGAGCTGATCTTCGCCCTCCTCCAGAAGCAGGCCGATAAAGAAGGCTCCATCCAGGGCGAAGGCGTCCTGGAGATCCTGCCCGACGGGTTCGGATTCTTGCGCGCCCCGGACTACAACTACCTGCCCGGGCCCGACGATATCTACGTCTCGCCAAGCCAGATCCGCCGCTTTAACCTGCGCACCGGCGACACTGTCAGCGGGCATATCCGCCCGCCCAAAGAGAGCGAGCGCTACTTCGCGCTGCTCAAAGTCGAGAAGGTCAACTTCCAGGATCCCGAGCACGCCCGCGAGAAGATCCTCTTCGACAACCTCACCCCGCTCTACCCCGAAGAGCGTCTGAAGATGGAGACCAAGAAAGACGAGTTCTCCACCCGCATCATCGACCTGCTCACCCCCATCGGTAAAGGCCAGCGCGCGCTCATCGTCGCGCCGCCCCGCACCGGTAAGACCGTGCTGATGCAGGACATCGCCAACGCCATCGGCGACAACCACCCAGACGTCGTCCTCATCGTGCTGCTCATCGACGAGCGCCCCGAAGAGGTCACCGACATGCAGCGCTCGGTGCGCGGCGAGGTCGTCTCCTCGACCTTCGATGAGCCGGCCCAGCGTCACGTGCAGGTCGCCGAGATGGTCATCGAGAAGGCCAAGCGCCTGGTCGAGCATAAGCGCGACGTGGTCATCCTGCTTGACTCCATCACCCGTCTGGCCCGCGCCTACAACACGGTTGTGCCCCCCTCCGGCAAAATCCTCTCCGGTGGTGTCGACTCCAACGCCCTTCACAAGCCCAAGCGCTTCTTCGGCGCGGCCCGTAACATCGAAGAGGGCGGAAGCCTCACCATCATCGCCACCGCGCTGATCGACACCGGCAGCCGCATGGACGAGGTGATCTTCGAAGAGTTCAAAGGCACCGGTAACTCCGAGCTGCACCTCGACCGCAAGCTCATGGAGAAGCGCATCTTCCCCTGCCTGGACATCAACCGCTCCGGCACGCGTAAAGAAGAGCTGCTCATGGAAGACAGCCAGCTCAACCGCGTCTGGATTCTGCGCCAGCTCCTCCACCCGCTCAACGTGGTCGACTCGATGGAGTTCCTCATCGACAAGCTCGGCAAGACCGACTCCAACGCCGACTTCCTGCAGTCGATGAGCGGCTGA